From the Streptomyces sp. NBC_00390 genome, the window GACGCCGCCGTGCGCGGTGATGTCGGCCGCCATGGCGTCGGCGATGCGGGCGCTGCCGCCCTGGGGGAGAGGCCAGCCGGTGCTGTGCGCGGTGTGCGCCAGGAGCATCGCGACCGCCGCCGATGCCACCGACGGAAGCTTGCCGACGGAGTGCGCGGCCACTCCCGCCAGCAGCGCCCGCGCCGGCTCGGCGGTGAAGGGGCTGCGCGTGGTGGCGTGGGCCAGCACGCGGGGGGCGAGCAGCAGGGGCGTCAGAAGGTCCGACGGCAGGGTGCGCTGGCTGGACAGGACCAGGTCGACCACGGCCTGGGACCGGGTGGCCAGGGGGCCCATGAGCCGTGTCCAGCGCGGGCCGTCGGCGCCCAAGTGGTCGGCGGTGCGGGTGATGCTGCGCCATGCGGCCGCGGCCTGCCCGCCGGGCAGGGGGTGGGCGTACGGCATGTCGGGCTGCAGCAGCCGCACCCCGCGCGCGGGCAGGTCGAACCGGCGGAAGAACGCGGAGGCCGCGGCCATCGGGTGCACGGCCGAGCAGATGTCGTGCACCACGTCCTGGTCGAAGAGCGGCTCGGTGCGCAGGCCGCCGCCGATGGTGTCGGCAGCCTCGAACAGGGACACGCTCAGTCCGGCCCGGGCAAGGGTCACCGCGGCGGCGAGCCCGTTGGGCCCGGTGCCGACGATCGCGGCGTCCGTCGTGAGGCTCATGAGGCGGCCCCGGAGGGGGTGAGCTGCCGGCCGGCGAGCCGCCGGTAGGTGCTGTCGCCGTCCATCAGCTCGGCGTGCGTGCCGATGGCGCGCAGGCGCCCGTCCTCGACGACGAGGATGCGGTCGGCGCCGATGGTGGTGGAGAGGCGGTGTGCGATCGTGAGGACCTGGCAGCGGGCACCGATGGTGGTGAGGGCGTCGCGCAGGGCCGTCTCGGAGTCGGAGTCGAGATTCGAGGTGGCCTCGTCGAGGAGCAGCACATCGGGCCGGGTCAGCAGGGCGCGGGCGATGGCGAGGCGCTGCCGCTGCCCGCCGGACAGGCCGGTGCCGCCTTCTCCGAGCTCGGTGTCCAGCCCGTCCGGCAGGGCGTCGATGACCTTGGTCAGGTGAGCCGCCTCCACCGCCTCCGCAATCTCCTCGGCAGTGGCGTCCGGTCGGGCGTACGTGAGGTTCTCCCGCACTGTGCCGCGCATCAGCGGGGAGTCCTGCTCGACGAGACCGATCCGGGCGCGCAGTTCGCTGAGCGGCATGCTCGCGGTGTCGGTTCCGGCCAGGCGGATCGTGCCCCGGTCGGGAGTGAAGAAGCGCTCGACGAGCTGGAACAGGGTGGTCTTGCCGGCGCCGGACGGGCCGACGATCGCGGTCACTCCCGTGGCGGGCAGGGAGAACGACACGTTGTTCACGGCGGGGCCCGCGCTGTCGCCGTAGCCGAAGGTGACCGCCTCGAACTCGACCGCCGGTGCCCCCGCGACCGTGCCGGAGCCGGTCGCGTCGCCGGTCTCCTCCTGCTCGATGGCGGCCAGGTCCTGCACCCTGTCGATGGCGGCCCGGCCCTGCTGGAACTCCCCGAGCGACATGAACAGCATCACCAGCGGCGACACCAGATAGAAGAGGTACATGATGAACGCCGTCAGGTCCTCCACCGGCAGGGCCCCGGTGGCGGTGCGCGCCATGCCCCACGCGATCACTACGGCCAGGGACACCTGCGTACCGACGTTCATGGCGGGCATCAGCATCGCCGACAGCCGGGTGACACGGAGCCCGCTGCCGCGGGCGGCGTCGGCGAGAGTGTGGAGGCGCTCCTCCTCGCGCTGCTCGGCCCGGGACGCCTTCACGGTGGTCAGCGCTCCCAGCACCCGCAGGAGTCCGGAGCCGTAGGCGCTGGTGTCCTCCCGGTTCGCCACCGCCGCCTTGCGGACCGCGCGGGCCAGCCCCAGGGCGATCGCCGAGGCGGCGCCGAGGCAGCCGGCCGTGGCCAGCAGCATCTGCCAGTCGATCCACGCCATGACGGCGATGCAGCCGACGGCCGTGAACCCAGAAGTGATCATCTGGGCCACGGACGAGGACAGGGCGATCCTCGCGATCGAGGTGTCGGCGACGGTACGGGTGAACACGTCGCCGTGCTCCAGCTTGCCGAACGCCCGTATCTGCGCGTGCAGGAGACGGCCGGTGAGCGTGGTGCGCATGTCGAGGACGATGTTCTCCCCGGCGCGGCCGATCAGATAGAAGTGGGTCGCGGCCAGCAGCGCGTCGGCGGCGAACAGGGCGGCGATGAACACGATCGGCCACAGCACCGGCCGGTCCGTGGCGACGGCCTCGATCAGATCGCCGATGAGAAGCGGTTGCACGAGGGTGGCGGCGGTGCCCAACAGACCGAGGAGGGTGCCGGCGCCGAGCAGCAGCCGGTGGCGGCGGACGATCACGGATATGTTCACTGGCTGCCCTTACCGAAGACGACCGCGACGACCGCGACGACGGCCGCGGCGAAAACGAAGCTCTTGATCCACGCGTCCCGAGTGACCACGCCGTTGTCGCGGAACATCACCAGCGTGCTCGGTACGGCGAAGGCGACGGCGATGGCGAACCACGTCAGACGGCTTGCTGTCAGCATTGCCGGACCCCTCCCTTCCCTGCCTACTTGGTGGCGCGCGCGATGTACCAGTCGTACGGCTGCGGGCTCTCGGCCGCGTACACGTGCTCGACGGTGAAGCCGGCCCGGTTCAGGCAGGCTTCGACCTCCTCGCGCTCGATGAGAAGGACGCGTTCGCTGAACTCCACCGGCGGTCTGCCGTCCTCGTCGATGCGGGTGCCCATGGTGAGGACATCGCCGTCGTCGAGGGTGATGGTGAAGGTGGTGGTGCCGCCGTGGTGCGGGGTGGGCAGCGTCACCGTGTGCTGCGCCACGAGCGGCCGGTAGGTGCCGGTGGCGTAGTACTCCAGCGACAGGGTCGCGCCCGGTGCCAGCACGTCGCGTATGTGGGAGAGGGCGGCCGTCAGCTGTTCGCGGTCGGCCACGCACGCCAGCGAGCCCATGGTGGAGTACGCCGCGTCGAACGGGCCGGTGACCGGCAGCGGTTCCCGGAAGTCGGCCCGCACCAGCGATACGTTCCCGGGGACGGCCTTGGTGCGGAACTCGTCCAGCATCGGCCGGGAGTTGTCCAGGCCGACCACCTCGGCGGCGATGGCGGCGACGGGGAGGGCGACACGGCCGGTCCCGACGCCGATCTCCAGGACGCGGGCACCGGTGACGTGCGGGCGGAGCCGGTCGACGGCCGCCTCGGCGGGCATGGCGGGAGCGATCAGCGAGTCGTACACGGACGCGACCGCGGTCCCGTACTGCACGTCGTGCGTCTCCTGCGCGTCCTGAGTCACGGGTTCACCTCTTCGTAGTCGAAGACCATGTCGTACTTGGGGTCTTCGCTGTGGTCGTAGCCGGAGTAGCGCACCAGCAGCACCTGGAACAGCGGGAAGCCCGGCTCCGGAGTGAGGCGCTGACGGACGAATTCGTTGACGAGGCGGTACGCGGACTCCTTGGCCTCTTTGTGCAGCGGGGTCATCGCACCCGGGTTGTTCAGCAGGGTGGAGGCCACGTCGAAGATGGCCTTCTCGGCACGGCGGCCGGGGAACCAGAAGGCGTGGATCAGCTTGCGGGGCGCGATGGCGTACACCTCCCGCCACTCGGTGTGCTCCGTCCGGTCCGCGTTGGCGAGCCGGTAGAGGAAGTGCTGGTCCTCCACAGCCGGGTTGGGCGCGAAGAACCGCCAGTTGGGGATGAGGATCCCCGTGCCCGTCTTGTCGCCGCTGCGGACCTTGTCGTAGCTGCGGTCAGGGTGCTGGCCCAGCACCGAGGCCACGAACCAGCCGGCGAGGATCGCCGGTACCGCCCGTTCCATCACCGCGGACGTTCTGCTCACGCCGCATCCCCCTGCTCCTGCCGGTCTTCGCCGGCGTACTGCGCCGCGGCCGCCGCCACCGCGTCCTCGATCGCTCTGGTGGTGAGCGGGGCGTGCTCGACCCCGCCCGTGATGGACAGATGGCTGGAGCCGGGAATGGTCACGATCCGGCCCCCGCTGCCCGACGCGATGTACTCCTCGTACAGGTCCTGGTGTTCGGGGGTGTCCCGCATGGTCGAATCGGCCGCCACCACCGAGACGGGGATCCGCAGCCGGTCGAGGGGCCGCCCGCCGTCGAGCATGAAGGCGTACGAGTAGTCCCACTCGCGCCGCCCGGCGCGCCATGTGGAGGGGGCGGAGCCTTCCAGACGCAGTGCCCGCAGGTGGGGGCTGTTCTCCGCGAAGGAGAACAGGCCCTTCTTGTCGATGAGCAGCCCGGCACCGAACACCGACGACCACGGGCCGAGCTTCATCGTCAGGTTCACGCCGCGGGAGCCTTCGCGCTGCCTGCGGGAGTGCAGCAGCTCACGCGGGTGGGTGGGGTCGACCAGGACCAGTCCGTGGACCCGGTCGGGGGCGGCGGCGGCCGCGCGGTGGGCGAGGTAGCCGCCGAGGGAGTGCCCGGTCAGCACGCAGGGGCCGTCGGCGGCGACGGCGACGGCGATGACTTCGGTCAGGTCGTTCACGGACTCGCCGAGCGCGTAGTCCTCCGGGCAGCGCCGCAGCGACGACCGGTATCCGGCCCGGTCGTACAGCACCAGCGAGATCGCCGGGTCGAGGTGGTCGGCGACCAGCAGCCACGCCGCTGACGAGTTCATCAGGCCGGCGTCGCACACCAGTGTCGGACCGCCCGCCTCACCACGCCGTACGTGGTAAGTGATGAGGTTGCCGCTGTCGCAGCGCAGGCGGCGCCGCTCGAAACCCGCGTGGCGGGACTGGGAGGCGAGTGTGGCGTAGCCCTGGTGGGCAAGGCCGGCGGCCAGGCATGCGGCCAGACCGGCTGTGGTCAGCTTCGGGAACGTCAGCCTGCTCATGCCGCCTCCCCCGTCCCCTTGGCGAGTGCCCTGACGGACGGATAGGTGGACGCGAACGCCCATGCGAAGCGGGACAGGCCCATGAAGCGGGCGTTGGCCACGTGGAAGGCACCCATGACGAGCAGCCCGGCGTCGATGTACTTGCCCTTCTTGAGAAGCAGCAGCGGGAATCCGCACTCCAGGGCGAGAACGGTGTGGCAGACCGCGCGGGAGACGGCCGGGTACTTCTCGAGCTGGTTGTAGAACCACTCGTCTCCGTACGTCTGGGTACGCATGATCTTCGCGAGGGCGTCGCCGGACCGCCAGGCGTCACCGGGGAGTTTGGCCCACCCGGACGCCCCGTAGGACAGGACGGTCTGGGCGCCGATGAACTGCACGGCGGCGGTGCGGGTGGCGTCGGTGCCGCCGGCCCGGCCGAGTGCGGCGGCTGTCTGCACCAGGAACGACACCTGGTCGGATCCGTCGGTGCCGAACAAGTGCCGTGGATAGATGAGGAGCTGACTGCCCGCCAGATAGGCGTTGGCCGCCATCCGCACCGTGTTGCTCTTCACCGGTGAGATGAGTACCGCCGCTGCCAGGGCACGGGAGCCGTGGAGGGCCTGCGTGACCGGTTCGCGGGCGATGAAGTCCTTGACGGCCTGCATCGTCTTCGTCTTGGCGGGGACCTGGGCCCTGGTGTGGGCCCAGTCGTTCAGGCCGCCCGGTTCCCGGTCCGTCCTGCGCACGATGTACTCGAGGCTGGACAGCAGGTGTGTGGCGGCGGACAGCCGCTCGGCGGTGGTGAGCGGCTTCGCGCACGCCGACTCAGCGGCTCTGCGGAGACGTGACAGCATGATCTGTTCCTGGTCGCATGTCAGTTGAGGTGGCGTGGGGCGTGAGGTGGCGCGGGGCGGCGAGGTCGCACGTGCGGTGAAAGGGAGAGGCGGGAAACCCCGAATTGCCGGAGGCTTCCCGCCAACGCCCGCTACTTCTGGGCGGCCTTGACCGCGGCGCCGACGCCGGCGGCGGCGGTGATGACGGCGGACACCTTGCCGCCGGCCACAACGCCTGCCACGAACGCGGCGGGGGTCGCCATCACGGGAGCGACCGAGCCGTCGGCCGCCTGGCCGGCGCCTGCGTTGACCTTCTCAACGAGCACGGACATGGTGCATCCTCCAATAATCTGATACATGGGAAGTGCTCCGGTTCTGGCAGACACTTGCGCTGTCTGCCAGAACCGGAGTCCCCGGAACCGGGGGCTCACCGGGCTCAGCCGGTGGCCACCTTGTACGCCGCGTAGGCAGCGCCGGTAACCGCACCGGCACCGACCACGGCACCAGCGGCCTTGGCGATCACGGGGGTCGCGAAGATGGCCGGAGTGGCCATGACGGGAGCCGTGCCGCGAGCGGGCGCGCCCGCCTCGAGCGCCCCCTTGAGGGACACGTTGGCGTTCACCTTCTGCGTCAGCATGTGTTTTCCTCCTCTCCGTTGTTCGTCGGGGCAGGGAACGTCCCGCCACCGCACGCAATGTCCGGCGGCGGGAAGTCTGATGGAAAGAGAAATGCCACTTCGATCGTCGAGACAGCCGATATTCTCGACCGAATCACGGCAGGCACAGATATTTGAATGCCGGACGATGATCTCCGTGAAACAGAAAACTCTGGACGCACGTCAGGCAGAGCTTCCGATAAATGGCTGATTTACTTCGGCTTTACCGTGGGCGTACGCGGGTGGCAAAGAATCGGCGTGCGTACGCCGGCGGGATCGCGGCGGCCGTCACGGCCGCCGCGAGGTCCTACTTGACCTTGGCGGTCATGTACCCGACGGCCGCGGCGCCGACGACCACGGCGGCCTTGCCGGTGGCCGGCGTGAAGATGGCCGGAGTGGCCATGATGGGCGCGATGCGCGCCTCGGGACCGCGCTCGGCAACGAAATCCTCGAGCGAGGCGTCCTGATTCACCTTGTCCAGAAGCATGAACTTCCCCCTTGACTGAGTCGCGTGGACTGCGCGAACGGCCCGGGACCGCCACACCTTGAGGGCGGGCGACGAAGCATCGGGGCATCCGCGGCACCGGGCGCAGGATGGTCAGTCCCTGCCGCCGGTGAACGTGTCGTCAGTATATGAACGGCTCGATCCACTTGATCAAGTAATTGCCCGCGTGATCGGCGTCACATCATCATTATTTTCGCGGAATTTGAGGTTCCGTTTGTATCGGGCCACTTTCACGGAATCTACAATTCCGTGGCTCGCCTCTCGCTGGATGCGCGTGAAAGGATTGATCCATCCCTGCCCATTCATTTAAGGAAGGACGCATGACCCAAGAGGAAAGCAGTCATATCCACGCCGAGGATGTATGGCGCCGGTACGGGCGGGGAAAGAACGCGTTCGACGCCGTACGCGGAGTCAGCTTCACCGTCCGGCCCGGGCAGCTGTTCGCCCTCCTCGGCACCAACGGCGCCGGCAAGACCTCCACGGTCGAACTCATCGAGGGCCTCGCCGCCCCGCACCGCGGCCGCATCCGTCTGTTCGGCGGACTCGATCCGGTCGCCGACCGGGGCCGCATCCGGCCCCGTACCGGCGCGATGCTGCAGGAGGGCGGCTTCATATCCCATCTGACCGTGGCGGAAAGCGTGGAGATGTGGACCCAACTCACCTCCCGGTCCCGCCCGGTCGCCGAGGCCATCGAACTCGCCGGGCTGCCCCACCGCGCCGACGTGATGGTGCAGAACCTCTCCGGCGGCGAGAAGCGCCGACTCGATCTGGCCGTCGCCACGCTGTCGCGTCCCGACGTGCTGTTCCTCGACGAACCGACGGCCGGTATGGACGCCGAGGGCCGCCACGCCACCTGGCGGCTCGTCCGGAGCCTGCAGGCGCAGGGCACGACGATCCTGCTGACCACGCATTACCTGGAAGAGGCCGAGTCCCTCGCCGACGAGTTGGCGATCATGCACCGCGGACGGATCGCCGCCTCCGGCACCGTCTCGGAGATCGTCGCCGGTCACTCGTCGACGCTGTCGTTCGGTCTGCCGGACACATGGGCCGTTCACGATCTGCCCGTCAGCGGCAGGGCGGAGCGGCGGGGCGGACGAGTGACCATCACGACCGGGCAGTTGCAACAGGACGCCACCCGGCTCCTCGCCTGGGCCGAGGGCCACGATGTGACGCTGGACCGGTTCACCGCGCGGCCGGCCTCCCTCGAAGAGGCTTTCATCAGCATCGCGAGCCAGGAAGGGGCGGCGGAGTGAACGGTCTGGCCATGCGGCACATGAAGGCCCTGTTCCGTATCGAGTGGAAGCTGTTCCATCGGATCAAGGCGAACTACATCTTCGTGTTGTTCGTCCCGTTGATGCTCCTGGTGTCGATGCGGTTCGTGCAGGATCAGATGGAGCTCGACAAGCACGGCCTGAACCCGGGCCCGCTGATGGTGTCGACCTCCGCCGGGATTCTGATGATCTTCTCCCTCTACTCGTCCGTCACCGGGCTGTTCGTGGCGCGCAGGGAGGAGCTGGTGCTCAAGCGGCTGCGTACGGGAGAGGTGTCCGACCCGGTGATCCTCGCGGGCGGTGCGTCCATGTACATCACGATCGCCGTGGTGCAGATCGTGGCGATCGCGGCCGTGCTGTCGGTGATGTTCGGTGTGGTGCCGCGGCAGCCACTGGCGGCGATTGCCGGGTTGTTCACCGGAGTTGTGCTGATGACGGCAATGGCGGCCGCGACGGCGGCGCTGTGCCGGACCGTCGAGTCCGTGCTGGTCGCCACGCTCCCGGCCGTCTTCATCCTGCCGATGATCTCCGGGATCTACATCCCCCGCGAGGTGCTGCCCGAGACGCTCGGCGACGCGCTGCTGTTCGCGCCGCTGTCCCCGACGGTCGACCTGATGCGCTCGGGGTGGACCGGTGAGCTGACAGCGGGCGGTGCGCTGGTCCGGTGCGCGCTGGCGATCGTGTGGACGGCTCTGTTCGCCTGGATCGCGGCCCGCAGATTCCGCTGGGAGCCCCGCACCTGACGCCGCGGCACCACGGCGATCCGTGCCCCCGGGCCCGTCGTCCCCGGTACCGCTCGGGCGGCGGGGTGCGCTGCGCTCACCGCGCGCACACTGGACCTATGGACGGGGTGACCGTCGGCGGGACGGCGGAGCGCGAGGACCTGCTGGCCGGGGCCGTGGTCAAGGCGGTCCAGCGGTCCGGCGCGTACGCCGGGAGCGTCTTTCTCCGCTCCCGCGACCGCAGCTCGATCGTGCTCGCCGCGACCTGCGGGACGCCACCGTCCCTGCTGGGCGGCTGGCACCTCATTCCGGTGAGCAGCCCTATCCCGGTCGCCGCGTCCTACAGTTCCGGGCGCACCATCCACCTGGCCGACGCCGAGGAGACGATGCGCCGGTATCCCCAGCTCGCGGTGGCTCTGCCGTATGCCTTCGGCTCCTGCTCGGTGCCCGTGGGCGCGGGCAGGGAGACCTTCGGGGCGCTGGCGATCGTGTGGGCCGCTCCTCCTGGCGGCGAGGGGTTGTCGAAGGCGCGGCGCCGCCAGGTGAGGGCCGTCGCCAACCGGCTCGGTGCCGCCCTCGCCGCCCTGCGCGCCCGTACCGGTGATCCCGTCGAGTGCGACCCGCAGACCATCCCGGTCGAGGCCCCGGCTCCGTCCGCACCGGCCGTGCGGGTCGGCCTGTTCGACTGGGATCTTGCCACCGGCGCCCTCACCCCGGACGGCGAACTCTGCGCGATCTTCGGTCTCGACTCCCCTGCCTTGGACGGAAGGGCCGACACGCTCGCTGCCTGCCTGCACCCCGGTGACCTCGCCGCATTCCGTGCCGTCGCTCGCGCGGCAGCCGCCGAGGGCCGGATCGGCGCGCGGCGCCTGCGGGTACGCGACAGCGGAGGCGGTGGCCACGGTGACGTGGGGTACCGGACCGTCGAGCTGTGGGGCCGGACACCCGAGGCCGACGACGCGCGGGCGCGCACCCACCTGGTCGGCGCGGTCATCGATGCGCAGGCCGGCAGTGCGGCCGTCGCCGCAGTCGAGCGGCTGCGATAGCCGGCGCGGGCTTCGCGCTTATCGACGCCAGACGTTCACCTTCTCCGTCACGAGCAGCGGAGCGCTGTCTGGCCCCTGAGCAGAGCAAGGAGCTGCTCGCCTCAGCCCGTAAGCGGGTCGAGGAGGCCCAGACCGAGGCGCACCGCCTCATCGAGGAGGCAGACTGCCGGGCCACCGAGATGGTCGCCGCGGCCGAGCAGACCGCGCAGCAGGTACGTGACTCCGTCAACGGCCTCTACGAGCAGGCCGAGCAGGAGATCGCCGGGCTGCGCTCGGCGGCCGAGCGCACCAAGACCGAGGCGCTGGAGGAGGCGGACCGGGTCCGCGCGGACGCGTACGCCGAGCGGGAGCGGGCGGCCGAGGCCGCGACTCGGCTGCGGGCCAGGGCCCAGAAGGAGACCGAGGCCGCAAACGCGCTCGCTTCCACCGAGCTGAACGCCTTGCGCGCCCGCGCTGAGGCAATGACCGACGAGGAGCGTGCGCCGCTTAGCAAGCTGTTCTCGCGGGGCCGAGGACCGTCGCCGCGTAAACAGCCCTGAACTGACCCTGCCGTACGTGCTGAGGGCCCCTGGAATCTGCCCTTCCCCGGTTTCACCGGTGGAAGCGTCCACGTAGGCGAGAGCTGCGCGATGAAGCAGGTCCGTTGCTCCCCGGGATTCTGTTCACGGCGCTGAACCACGGGTGGCAGGGCGGCGAGGCCGCGGCATCCTGGGGCTGCGCTCCTAAGGGTTGTCCCGTAACTGCTGGTCGTCACTGGGGAGCGACGCGCAGGTCCCGGATGTACCAGTCGAACCGTGTGCCGTCCTTGCTGTGCGGCCGCTTGCCGGGGGTGAATCCTGCCCGCCGCGCGACGGCGGCGGATGCGGGATTCTCCGGCTCCACCTGGATCACCGCCTCCTCCCCGCCCTCACTGGCCGCGTACTGGGACGCCAGGATGACCGCGCGGGTAGCCAGGCCACGCCCCCTCCAGGACGGATAGAGGCCGTAGGCGACATTCACCTGGCCGGGAGTCAAGCCCTCCCCTGCGAACCGCAAGTCGATCGTGCCTGCGAGCGCCTCGTCGGCGCCTACCCGGATACCGAAAGCGCGGAGTGGCCCGGCAGTGTCCCACTGTTCCCAGCAGTGCTGGAAGTACCCTTCAACGCCCTCGCGCGTGCTAGGGCCGCCGTTCAGCCAGCGAACCAGCAGCTCATCCTCCCCTGTGAGATGCGCCTCCACATCGTCCAGGAGCAGCGGAGACAGAGTGATGATCCCGTCGGACAGCTTCACTTCATGCATCCGCCGATTCTTGACGCCGAAGCTGCGTCGCACCATCGGATTCCGCGGGACGTCGCCCAGAACTACTCCACCGCAGGGGATGATCTTGATGTGACTGGTGTGATCACGGCGTCGGAGCCGTCTTGGATAGCCCCGTTCACCGGGCGGAGTCCGCGCTGCTTCGGCAAGCTGCTGACCGCACTGCGGCGCGAAGGCGCGGATGCGGTCCGCAGGGGACGACCGTGGAGCCTTCCACTGGAGGACCGGGCACTGCTGGTCGCGGCTTACTGGCGGACGAACTTGACGATGCGCCAGCTCGCCCCGCTGTTCGGGGTCTCGAAGTCGGCGGCGGACCGCATCATCGACCATCTCGGGCCGATGCTTGCGCTCCAGCCCCGAAAGCGGTTCGCAAAGGGGAAGACGTAGGCCCGCTTGTCGTATCTCGTGGGTGCGCCACGAGGCGCCATGGAGTCGAGTGAGGTGAGAGACCTTCACCGCCGGGTTGTCGCAGCAACCTGGTTGAAGCAGAGGGCAGTTCGCCTCGGGGGATGCCGAGGTGGGCGGTAAGCAGCCCCGACAACGTCGGGACGGGCTGGCACTGCCAGACAGCCCGGGTCCGGCTAGCGAGACGGGAAGGTGCACGCGAGGAATCAGTGTCTGACGCCCCGTAATTACGACACCGGCTCGAACCTGGCGGATCTGGGCCGGACGCAGTGCACGACCACCGCTGGCCGGTGATCGACTCCGAAGCCGACTCCACGTATCGGCGGGGAGGCCACGCCGAAAGCCTGCGGCGTAAGCGTGGCGATGCTGCCGGGGTAGAGCTGGGCACCTCACCCGTCGATCGATTCCGTGGTGAACGTGGGAACTGCCCGCGGTCGCCCCAAGCCGGACCTCCAGTCCGGTGGAGGGCAGGCCCATCGCCGGCTGATGGTCGTCGGGCAGGACGGAGGCTCCGTAGTACTCGGAGGCCGGGAGAGCCGGCCACATGGGGAAGGGGGCCAGCAAGTCGGCAGTAAGGACACTGGAATGCCAGGAGGTTGTCGCCGGTGAATACCGACGAGCTGGAGTGGGCCTTGATGAAGGCCGAGCGCCGGGTACTGGAGATCCAGACCAAGCTGCACCGTTGGGCTGCTGATGATTCTCATCGCAGGTTCGACGATCTGTTCAACCTCGTGGCCGATCCTGCCTTCCTGTTGGTGGCGTGGGATCGTGTCCGGGGAAACAAGGGTGCCCGCACGGCCGGAGTGGACGGGAAGACCGCACGCTCCATCGAGGCCGGGC encodes:
- a CDS encoding ABC transporter ATP-binding protein; translation: MTQEESSHIHAEDVWRRYGRGKNAFDAVRGVSFTVRPGQLFALLGTNGAGKTSTVELIEGLAAPHRGRIRLFGGLDPVADRGRIRPRTGAMLQEGGFISHLTVAESVEMWTQLTSRSRPVAEAIELAGLPHRADVMVQNLSGGEKRRLDLAVATLSRPDVLFLDEPTAGMDAEGRHATWRLVRSLQAQGTTILLTTHYLEEAESLADELAIMHRGRIAASGTVSEIVAGHSSTLSFGLPDTWAVHDLPVSGRAERRGGRVTITTGQLQQDATRLLAWAEGHDVTLDRFTARPASLEEAFISIASQEGAAE
- a CDS encoding class I SAM-dependent methyltransferase produces the protein MTQDAQETHDVQYGTAVASVYDSLIAPAMPAEAAVDRLRPHVTGARVLEIGVGTGRVALPVAAIAAEVVGLDNSRPMLDEFRTKAVPGNVSLVRADFREPLPVTGPFDAAYSTMGSLACVADREQLTAALSHIRDVLAPGATLSLEYYATGTYRPLVAQHTVTLPTPHHGGTTTFTITLDDGDVLTMGTRIDEDGRPPVEFSERVLLIEREEVEACLNRAGFTVEHVYAAESPQPYDWYIARATK
- a CDS encoding GNAT family N-acetyltransferase — encoded protein: MHEVKLSDGIITLSPLLLDDVEAHLTGEDELLVRWLNGGPSTREGVEGYFQHCWEQWDTAGPLRAFGIRVGADEALAGTIDLRFAGEGLTPGQVNVAYGLYPSWRGRGLATRAVILASQYAASEGGEEAVIQVEPENPASAAVARRAGFTPGKRPHSKDGTRFDWYIRDLRVAPQ
- a CDS encoding alpha/beta hydrolase, which codes for MSRLTFPKLTTAGLAACLAAGLAHQGYATLASQSRHAGFERRRLRCDSGNLITYHVRRGEAGGPTLVCDAGLMNSSAAWLLVADHLDPAISLVLYDRAGYRSSLRRCPEDYALGESVNDLTEVIAVAVAADGPCVLTGHSLGGYLAHRAAAAAPDRVHGLVLVDPTHPRELLHSRRQREGSRGVNLTMKLGPWSSVFGAGLLIDKKGLFSFAENSPHLRALRLEGSAPSTWRAGRREWDYSYAFMLDGGRPLDRLRIPVSVVAADSTMRDTPEHQDLYEEYIASGSGGRIVTIPGSSHLSITGGVEHAPLTTRAIEDAVAAAAAQYAGEDRQEQGDAA
- a CDS encoding ABC transporter permease; the protein is MRHMKALFRIEWKLFHRIKANYIFVLFVPLMLLVSMRFVQDQMELDKHGLNPGPLMVSTSAGILMIFSLYSSVTGLFVARREELVLKRLRTGEVSDPVILAGGASMYITIAVVQIVAIAAVLSVMFGVVPRQPLAAIAGLFTGVVLMTAMAAATAALCRTVESVLVATLPAVFILPMISGIYIPREVLPETLGDALLFAPLSPTVDLMRSGWTGELTAGGALVRCALAIVWTALFAWIAARRFRWEPRT
- a CDS encoding ABC transporter ATP-binding protein gives rise to the protein MNISVIVRRHRLLLGAGTLLGLLGTAATLVQPLLIGDLIEAVATDRPVLWPIVFIAALFAADALLAATHFYLIGRAGENIVLDMRTTLTGRLLHAQIRAFGKLEHGDVFTRTVADTSIARIALSSSVAQMITSGFTAVGCIAVMAWIDWQMLLATAGCLGAASAIALGLARAVRKAAVANREDTSAYGSGLLRVLGALTTVKASRAEQREEERLHTLADAARGSGLRVTRLSAMLMPAMNVGTQVSLAVVIAWGMARTATGALPVEDLTAFIMYLFYLVSPLVMLFMSLGEFQQGRAAIDRVQDLAAIEQEETGDATGSGTVAGAPAVEFEAVTFGYGDSAGPAVNNVSFSLPATGVTAIVGPSGAGKTTLFQLVERFFTPDRGTIRLAGTDTASMPLSELRARIGLVEQDSPLMRGTVRENLTYARPDATAEEIAEAVEAAHLTKVIDALPDGLDTELGEGGTGLSGGQRQRLAIARALLTRPDVLLLDEATSNLDSDSETALRDALTTIGARCQVLTIAHRLSTTIGADRILVVEDGRLRAIGTHAELMDGDSTYRRLAGRQLTPSGAAS